The genomic interval TCACGAAGGAAAGGATCATTACCATCGTTACAACCCCGATTCCACTGGCAAAGGTGATCAATACCTAGATAAGAACGGTAATCCAACACCACGTGGCAGTGATGCGTCACACCTTTACCCTGGTGATTAATATGGAAAAATTATATTTTCATGAGGCAACCATTGAAGCGGTTAGCCAAAATGGCGAAATTGTTCAATTCAGCATAGAAGGTGTGCATACTGATAACGGTGAGGTGTGTAATGTGCAGGTTACCTTCAATGGGGTTCACGAAATACTAAGGGATGGATGTGAAGTAGATAGTTTGTTTATGGAAATGGATGATGGTGAGGTTCTGAGTCTGGAATTGAATAGCGGCAGGGCAAATTTGGTGGTTGAATGGAATAATTTTGTCGACAGGCAATCGGACGTGAAGGCCTATCAATTCAATTACTCAACCGTGACTGCGAGCTCGCCACATTAGGGAAATGCGCCCACGTAACTTACCCTCGTAAGGCCGTAACTCGTAGTGATTGTACTCGTAGACTGGATTAGACGCATTGCCGCGTAATCCAGGTGCTGGGGGATTGACCATTCAGCCTGCCAATTGCATGCCCGAGCGACTGATTTGGGGCTGGCAGGATTAAATTCCCCATGGAGAACCACATGACCGGATACATCACTCTCCAAGACCTGAAGCGCACCGCCAAACACAGCCTGCGCCTCTACTTCGCCCCACTGACCGGTGCCATCCGTGGAATCGTGCGGGAATATCGCCTGATTGAACGCGAGGCGCGCAGGGGCGGTTGATTCAGGCGAGATCAGCGCCTGGTTTGGCGGTGATCTTGAAGGCTTTGGGGGCTGGGGTGGGCTGTTGCCTGTTTCCTGCCCTATATCTGCCTGTTTTCTGCATCATCTCTGCATCTTTCCTGCCTGTTTCGTGCACAAACCCTGCATAGAGCTGCATGGGTTTGCACTTTCTCTGCATCTGTGCCGCACTTTTACTGCATATTCCCTGCACATCTTCTGCATATTGGCTGCATCCCCGTTGGCTGCGCTGATTCCGGCATTGTGCATGGGAGTACGCCCCGGTTTTGGGGCCTTTAATGCCCCACAAACCGCTTTTTAGGGGCGGTGTGACCACCCCTAAACATCCTACACACCATACGCACCCCCTGGTGGGGGGGCAAGGCACAAGTATTAGATTTCAACAATAAGCGCGGGATTGAAATGCGCATTCTCAAATGCGCCCGTATTCAGACGATAGCCGCGTGGATTGCAAATGATGCGCGTGCCATTCATTGAATAGTCAAATGACTCATGCATATGGCCGTGAATCCAAAGCTGGGGCACGCCCATTAAATCGGATAGGTCACTTGCATACCCACTGGTGAGCATATCCGCTGAAAATCTGTCTGAGACACTGCCGCTTGATGGTGCATGGTGTGTCACGACCACAGTTCTTCCAGTGCTGCCATCAGAAAGGCTATCTTTAAGCCATTGGCGACTGGTGATATGCAGATTTAACGCATCTTCAGGCGAAAACTTCCGCTTCTTTATATCGCGCCGTGTACTGATTTGAAAATGATCAGAAATGGACTGCGCACATAATTCCATGGCTTCCTGTACTTTATCGGCACCAAAAAAAGCATAATCCGTCCATAGGGTGCACCCCAGAAACCGCACGCCATCGATGATGACCGATTCATTCTCCAGTAAATGCACATTCGCTGGACATAAACGTCGTAAATCTTGCCAGGTAGATTCTAGGCTGCTTCCGTAAAACTCATGGTTCCCGACAACGTATACAACCGGGATATTGGGTAGATTGCGCTTAATCCATTTTAAACCATTCACACCGGTTGCAATGTCGCCAGCCAAGATTGCTACGTCAGCATCTGTCTTGGGTGGTTGAAATGCTGCAAATTCAATGTGAAGGTCGCTATAGATTGCCAGTTTCATTGTGGATTATTTTAATTCTAATAATAATTGCTTATTTATAATATGGGCTGGTGGTGGATGGTAAATTTATAGGCATTGGGTTCAATTGTAACATAGTGCGTGCATTTCTATTAAACCCGCCTGTCGGATCGGTTATTTAAGCATCTCAAAATTACATTTGAAGTATTTAAAAGGGGCAAATTAGATTTGATTCATTCGTCGCAATTCCGCTATCAATTCATCAAATAGGCATTGCGAGTCTACCCATCGGACGCCATTGATGTGTGATGGATGGGCTGCCAGTCCACTGAGCATCCCTCTTGAGTCTGCCACCGATCCACTGCACGGGTACCGCAAGACCGCTGAAAATCTGCCGCAAATCCACTACAAATTTGCGGCAAAACTTCAATGAACTCTTAGGGCAGGATGCCAGATGTACGTACAACGACGTCCATCCAGGGTTCGCCCGCTAGGTTGCTTCGTACCCGTCGCGGTCGACTCAGGGCGTTGCCCCGAGCCCCTGCTCATCTGAAGATCAGCACATCAAAGTATAGGGAGTACCCTTTCCAAAAACTTGAATTCTTGAATTTTTCACCTATGATTCAATGATTATTTTGGTAATTAAAGGCG from Burkholderiaceae bacterium DAT-1 carries:
- a CDS encoding metallophosphoesterase, encoding MKLAIYSDLHIEFAAFQPPKTDADVAILAGDIATGVNGLKWIKRNLPNIPVVYVVGNHEFYGSSLESTWQDLRRLCPANVHLLENESVIIDGVRFLGCTLWTDYAFFGADKVQEAMELCAQSISDHFQISTRRDIKKRKFSPEDALNLHITSRQWLKDSLSDGSTGRTVVVTHHAPSSGSVSDRFSADMLTSGYASDLSDLMGVPQLWIHGHMHESFDYSMNGTRIICNPRGYRLNTGAFENAHFNPALIVEI